A region of the Romboutsia hominis genome:
AGTGATATACCATGTAGTGAAGTTAGACATTTAATAGGGAATGATAAGATAATTGGGGTATCTACTCAAAATCTAGAATTATCACTTAAGGCAAAAAATGATGGTGCAGATTATATAGGTGTAGGATCAATGTTTACTACAACTACTAAATTGGATGCAAAACATGTGAGTATAGAAGAATTAAGAAGTATAAAAGAAAATATAGATATACCAATAGTATGTATTGGTGGTATAAATCTATCTAATATATCTGCTTTAAAAAATGAAAATATAGATGGATATGCAATAGTATCAGAGATATTAAAATATGATGATATATATGGTCAAACTAAAAAATTTATGGATGTTATATAATATAAAAAAAGAAGATGCTTTTAAAAGTATCTTCTTTTTTATTATAAATTAAACTCTAAAAAGGTAATACAATTCAAGGAAATTGCCTAAAAGTGTAGAATACTTATTAAGGGTTATATTTGGGGGAGATAAGAATGAAAGAGTTTTTTAATAATTTGAGTGATAGTATATTTATATTAGATAAAGATTTTAATATAATATTTTGTAACAATAAGTTATTAGAGTATATAAATGAAAAAGACATTAATTCCTTAAACATAGATATAAGTAGTAAAGTAAAAATAGAAAAATTAGAGTTTAAAAACTACTTCGATATAGGTATAAAACTAAATACATCAAATGGAGAATTTGAATTAAGCACTAATATAACTAAAACGAAAGATAATGGTACATATATATTAGTAAGAGATATAACTGACAATAATATAGATAATATGGTAATTAATATAGATAACAATAGAAAAAGGGAGTTTAAAAATTCAGAGAAATTAATATATGATATGAGTGCTATCTTAGATGAAATAAAAAAAGACAGCGATATATATAAAATCTTAGAAAATATAGATTTAGAAGGTACTATAATTAACTTTATAGATGAAATAAAAAAAGTAGAATTTATAAAAAAGGATTTGGAGGTATTCTTAAGTATATCTGCAGATGTAATAGGAGCTATAGATAGAAATGCTTACATTAAACTTTTTACAAAAGAATGTAATAAAATAACAGGATTTAATGAAGAAGAATTAACATCAACTAGTATAATAGATAAAATATATGATGATCATAAAGAAGAATTTTTAAATATCTTAAGTTTAAAGGATGGAAATGTAAAGGTAATAGAAAATAAAATGATATGTAAAGATAATAGCTATAAATGGCTGAGATGGCACTTAAAATATATAAAAGAAAGAGATATCATAGCATTTTCTGTAAGAGATATAGATAAAGAAAAAGAAGATGTAGAAGCTAGGCAAAAATTAGAGCAAAATATATATTTAGAGTCAATGAAAAATGAATTTTTCGCAAATATATCCCATGAATTTAAGACACCGCTTAATATTATGCTTGGAATAATACAGTTAATAGATATTAATATAGTAAAAGAAAATATAAAATTTAATGATAAGATAGATTTAGAAAATTATATTAAATTATTTAAGCAAAACCTATATAGGATACTAAGATTGGTAAATAATATCATAGATATAACAAAAATAGATGCAGGATATTATGAATTAGAGCTTGGAAACTATAATATAGTAAATGTAGTAGAAGAGATAAGTTTATCTGTAACTCCTTATGCTAAAAATAAACAAATTGATTTGGTATTTGATACAAACTGTGAGGAAATGATACTTGCATTTGATCCAGAAAAAATAGAAAGAATACTTTTAAATTTATTATCTAATTCTATTAAACATACAAGTATTAATGGATGTATTTATGTGAATGTAGAAAGCAAAGGAGATAGAGTGTATATATCTGTTTGTGATAATGGAGAAGGTATAGATAGTAATAAATTACAAAGTATATTTGAAAGATTTACACAGGTAAAGAGTAATATAGCAAGTAGTTATGAAGGTAGTGGAATAGGTTTATCACTAGTTAAATCTTTAGTAAATCTTCATGGCGGAGATATAAGTGTAAAAAGTGAGGTAGGAAAAGGTAGTAAGTTTGAATTTTATTTACCAAGCAAGTTAGTAAAAAGCAAAACAAATATAAAGAAATTTATATCAGAAAATAGTAAGATTGAAATGTGTAATATAGAATTTTCTGATATATATAGATAAAAGCATCCATATGGATGCTTTTATTTTTTAGTATTTTATTTATTTACTTCTTTTTTAGGGATTGTAGCTATTTTAAATTTAATTGCTATCAAAAATAGTGAAACAATAGGATTTATTAAGTTTAAGAATGCATATGGAAGATAGGCAAAAGTACTAACTCCTAATGTACCATAGATGTAAGCTCCACATGTATTCCAAGGAACTAAGGCAGAACTCATAGTCCCACTATCTTCAAGCGCTCTTGATAGCATTTTAGGATGAAGACCTCTTTTTGCGTATTCATCTTTAAACATTCTTCCAGGTATAACTATAGATAAATACTGTTCACCAGCTACTGTATTAGTCATTACACATGTAACCATAGTTGAAAAAACAACTCCAAATGTACCTTTTGCAAATTTAAGTAAAGCTGAAGCTAAAGCCTCTAACATACCAGTTTTTTCAAGTATTCCACCTAAAGCTAGAGCAGATATTGTTAAAGAAACAGTACTCATCATATTCATTAATCCGCCTTTAGATAATAATTCATCAACTTCTGCAACACCAGTATTAGAAACAAAACCAGTATGAGCTGCACTTATTATATCTCCAACTGATGCACCTTGAAATACTATAGCAAATACAAATCCTAAAATAGCACCAAATATAAGCCCAGGTATAGCAGGAACTTTAAATATTACCAGACCAATAACCACTATTGGAGGTATAAATAATATAGGTGATAGAGTATTAAATGAACTAGCCAAAGTATCTCTTATTAAATTAATATTAGACATGTCTAATTCTTGTCCTCCATATCTCATACCTATTATACTGTAAAGTACAAGGCATATTAAAAGAGAAGGTATAGTTGAATAAAGCATATAATTTATATGTTCAAATAAAGTAGCACCAGCCATAGCAGGAGCTAAGTTTGTTGTATCTGATAGAGGAGAAAGTTTATCTCCAAAATAAGCACCTGATATTATTGCTCCTGCAACTATAGGTGCTGGAATTTGAAGACCTTGCCCAATACCTAAAAGAGCAACTCCAACAGTTCCCATAGTACTCCATGATGAACCAGTAGCTAAAGAAACTATACCACAGATAATAGTAGTAGCTGCTAAGAATATTCCTGGAGATAAGATTTTTAATCCCCAATAAATCATAGATGGAACAACACCACTAATTATCCAAGTTCCAATAAGCACACCTATTATCATTATGATAAGAATAGCCTGCATGGCCATTTTTATAGAAGAAAACATGCTTTCCTCTAATTCGCTCCACTCAAATCCAAGTCTGTAAACAGCTACTAAGCCAGCGACTATAGCTCCACCGATTAAAGGAACATGAGGAGAAGCTCCGTATTTAAATATAGATATACCTAGAAATAAAGCTAAACATACAATTGGTATTAATGCATCAACTAAGGTAGCTTGCTTTTTTTCTCTTTTACTCATAAAATAAAAGTCCCCCTTAGAAATTTATAATTTTCACTAGAAGTAAATAAAAATATGATTACAATTAAATAAAGCAAATAATATGCCAGATGTATATGATAATAAATAAAAAAGTATTATATATGTAATTAATTAGAAAATTATCTAAAAATTAAAAAAATTATAAAAATATAAAACGCGTTATTGCAAAAAAATAAGCAACTATGCAAAAAAATTTGCTGAAAAGCAAAAATTACTATTTAGATTGGTTAAACTAATTAAAACGATAAATCAGGAGAAAGATATGAATGATTTAATTCTTACGCTGCTTAATTTAAAATACATAGGAAATAAAACAATAGAATACATACTACATATTAGCAAAAGTACAAAACATAATGAAAAAGAGATTTTACATTTACTGGAAGAGGCAAATTTGAAAGGTAAAACAAAACGAATATATACGTTAGATGATATAAAAATAGCTATTAATAAAACATATAAAATTAAAGAATCTTGTATAAAACAAAATATAAAAATTGTAAGCATACTAGAAAGTAGCTATCCTGAAAAGTTAAGACACATAAATGATAGACCATTATTACTTTTTTATAAAGGAAATTATAGTGCTATGACAAATAATAAATCAATAGCTATAATAGGAAGTAGAAAAGCTAGTGTAAAAGGGCTAAAGTCATCTTACAATATGGCCTATTTACTAGGGAAAGATGGATATAGTATTATAAGTGGACTAGCTAAAGGTTGTGATGAACAAGCACATAAAGGTTGCTTAGATGCATTTGGAAGTACAGTAGCGGTTTTACCATGTCCTTTAGATAATATATATCCTAAAAGTAATGTAAAGTTAGCAAATGATATAGTAGATAATAAAGGGTGCTTAGTAAGCGAATATCCATTAGGAAGTAATATACATAAAAGCAATTTTATAAGAAGGAATAGACTTCAAAGTGGATTAAGCAATGCTTTAATAGTATGTGAGACAAATGAAAATTCTGGTACAAATCATACCATTAATTTTTGCATAAATCAAAATAGGATTTTATCTTGTATAAATATTAAGCGAAATGTAGAGATTATAGATAATAAAAATTGTATAGTTATAAATGATGAATGTGATATAAATAAGCTTAAAGAAAAAATAGAAAATGGTAATAAAAATTATATAGATAATGGTAAGCAACTAGTATTTAAATTATAAAAGTTATCTAAATAAAAACTAGAGAGGGCGTTTACCTCTCTAGTTATATTAAAGAAAAATTACTATAGTCTATCAAGACCTTGTTTTAAATCTGCTATTATATCATCACAATCCTCTAATCCAACAGATATTCTAATTAATCCATCTGAAATTCCTGCTGCAGCTCTTTCTTCTGGAGTATATGGAGAATGAGTCATTGAAGCTGGATGTTGAATTAATGTTTCACAGTCCCCTAAACTAACAGCAAGAGTGCATAATTCTAAAGAATTTAATAATTTCTTACCTGCTTCTAATCCACCCTTAACTTCAAAGGCTATCATACCACCAGGCATATCCATTTGTTTTTTAGCTAGTTCATATTGAGGGAAGCTTTTAAGTCCTGGATAATTTACTTTTATAACATTTTCATGAGTTTCTAAAAATTCTGCAACTTTCATAGCATTTTGAGTATGTCTATCCATTCTAATTTGTAAAGTTTTCATACCTCTAAGTATTAAATAAGCATCGAATGGGCTTAAAACAGCACCAGTCATATCTTTAACTCCAAATAATCTTACTTGATTTATAAAGTCTTGTTTACCAACTACAAAACCAGCTATAACATCTCCGTGACCGTTTAAGTATTTAGTAGCTGAATGAACAACTACATCTGCACCTAATTCTAGAGGTCTTTGTATGTATGGAGTACAGAATGTATTATCTACTATGACTATACAATTTTTAACTTCATGTGCAATATTAGATATAGTTTCAATATCCATTATCTTTAAATCTGGATTTGCTGGAGTTTCTAAATAAACAACTCTAGTATTTTCTCTCATAGCAGATTTAACTTCATCTATATTAGATGCATCTACGAAAGTTACATCTACACCATATCTACTTATACCATGATTTAGTAATGCAAATGTACAACCGTATAATGTTTTTGAAGCAACAACATGATCTCCTGCTTTTAAAGCAGTCCAAAGAGCAGAACTTATAGCACCTATTCCAGAAGCTGTTGACATACAAGCTTCTCCATTTTCAAGTAAAGCCATTTTCTCTTCTAATTGAGAATTTGTAGGATTTCCTAATCTAGAATATATGTACCCACCTTCTTCAAGAGCAAATCTTCTACCACCTTGTTCAGCACTATCAAATACAAAAGTTGATGTTTGGAATATTGGTGTAGTTAAAGCACCAGATACTGGATCTTTATGATGTCCTCCGTGAATAGCTTTTGTAGCAAATTTTTTCCCTCTTAAGTTTTCCATAGTAATTCCCTCCTAAATTTGATTAAATAGTAGTGTCTTACAATTTTCTTGAAAACGTTTTGTTAAGTTTTCAACATCAATATAACACTAAAAAAAATTCTTGTAAACAATATGGAATAAAATAGTAAGATTTCTATAATTTAAAATATTTAGATATAATGAAAATTAAAGAAATTAGATACCATTATTTGATAAATTAAAAACCATTAGTATAAAATAGTTGGATACAAAATTGTAAATTTTATCATGTGGTTTTTTACAAATAAGTGCTATATAATTAAATGTAGAACAATTATAGACAATAAAAGACAGAACGGGGGAATTTTTTATGCCGAAAAAGAACAATATAAACTTTGGTTCTAAGAAAAAAGGTCGCGTTGATGTTAAAAAAGTAGCATTAGTTTCAGTAGCATCAATAGTCATAATATTTGGAGGCTATAAGTTAGTCGGAGCGACAGCATCATTTATAGCTGAACAAAAGCAAGAAAAAATTGAAATGCAAAAAAAGGCTGAGGCAGAAAGATTAGCAGCTGAGAAGAAGCGTAAAGAAGAAGAAGAAGCTAAAAAGAGAATGGTCGGAGTTAATCATGAAGGTAAAAAATATACTTATGATGCATTAAAAGTGGCTGACAAATTAAAGAAATACGATTATAGCAACAATGGAGAAAAAGTAGTATTTTTAACTTTTGATGATGGAACATCAACAACAGTTACTCCACAAATATTAAAAATATTAGATGAGTACGGAGTTAAAGCAACATTTTTCTTAACAGGAGAAAATATTGAACGTGGCGGATCAAAAGCTAAAGAACTTATAAAAGAAGAATTTGATAAGGGTCATGCAATAGCTAATCACTCTTATAGCCATGATTATAAAATACTTTATCCTAATAGAGTTTTAAATTTAGATAATTTTAAAGGTGACTTTGCAAAAACTGATAAGATATTAAAGGATACTTTAGGTCCAAACTTCTCAACAAGAGTTATAAGATGTCCAGGTGGACATATGTCATGGAAAGGTATGGAACCATTAGATCAGTATTTAAACGAAAATAAAATGGCATCTATAGACTGGAATGCTTTAAGTGGAGATGCAGAAGGTGGAAGAAAAACTCCAGCTCAATTAGTAGAATATGCTAAAAAGACAGCACAAGGTAAAGAAATGGTAGTTGTATTAATGCATGATACATATGGAAAAGAAGCTACTGCAAAAGCATTACCTCAAATAATAGAATATTTCAAATCAAATGGATATGAATTTAAAACATTATCTTAATTTTATAAAAAGCCTACAGGTATTTATTACCTTGTAGGCTTTTTTATTATGTTAAAATTAGCATCTGAATAATTAAAATTATTGGAACTCCTATTTTAAACTTGTTTTTTTGCGTTTTATGGTGGAATCTATACATTCCAATTAATATACCTAAACTGCCACCTACTAATGATAGCATCATAAGAGTATTTTCGCTTATTCTATATTCATGATTTATGGCCTTTTTCTTATCTATATACATTGAATAAAAAGAAGCTATATTTATAATTAACATATAAAATAAAAATAAATTTTCCATATATAATCCTTTCTTTTTAATTAAAATATTAATAATCGTAAATGAATATAATAACTTATATACTATAAAAATATATTATACATTAGTATAATATTAACATAGAATAAATAAAAAGGAAGTGTAAAACATGACTAAAATAAAAGATGTAACCACATTAGTTAAAACTAAATTTGTAGGGCTTTATGATGTTGAATATGAAAATAAAAATAATGACATAAGACACTGGATGGTAGCATCAAGAAAAGATGAAAATAATCTAAAGGAAATATATATAAACGATAAAGAAGATAAAATAGATGCAGTAGTAATAGCAGCATATCATAAAAGCGAAAAGAAGTTAGTACTTATAAAACAATTTAGAGTACCTATAAATAGTTATATATATGAACTTCCAGCAGGACTTGTGGATAATGAAGAGGGTATAGAAAAAGCGGTAAAAAGAGAATTAAAAGAGGAAACAGGTCTAGAACTTATAAGTATAAATAATATAAATAGTAATGATAAATTATATTTATCTCCAGGAATGACTGATGAATCAGTAGCATTTGTATATTGTTTATGTGATGGCAATTTAAGTAAAGAATTTTTAGAAGAAGATGAAGATATAGAAGCATTTTTAGTATCAAAGGAAGAAGCTAAAGAAATAATAAACGGAAGAGAAAAAATAGATATAAAATCATATCTACTACTTCAAATGTTTATAAACTTAGGTGAAAAACTATTTCATTAATTATATTATATAAATACTAAATATATATATATGATAACCGTATTATTTAATGTACGGTTTTTTATATATAAGTAAGTAGGGAGATTTAGTATGAATGTTAACCAAATAGTTATGATAGAGCTTTTAAATGCTATAAGCAAATCTAATTCAAAAAATAAAGCTTGTACAAACAATAATTCAAATGTATTTGATTTTGTATTACAAAGTACATTTAATAGTATACTTAATGATAGTCCAACATGTAGCTGTAGTTGTAGCTGTAGTAATGAGAATCAAAATAAACTTAATGGTTTAGATACACTTTTAAGTAATGTTAACGTAAGTAAAGTTAATAATAGTAGTAATATAAATAATGCTCAAAAAAGTAATAATAAGATGGATGATGCAATAAAATTGCTAGAAAGCCAAATAGGAAAGCCATATGTATGGGGGGCAACAGGACCAAAATCTTTTGATTGTTCTGGGCTAGTTCAATATGTTTATAAAAATGCACTAGGTAAAGATATACCTCGAGTATCCTATGAACAAAGTAAGTTTGGCAAAGCTATTGACAAAAAGGATTTACAAGTCGGAGATTTAATATTTTTCGATACTATGAATAAAGGCAGAGTTAGTCATGTGGGAATGTATGTAGGAAATGGTGAATTTATACATGCATCTAATCCAAAAGATGGAGTTAAAAAATCTAAACTAACAGGTTATTACGAAAAACACTATAGAGGAGCCAGAAGACCATAGAATTAATTACCTATAAAATAAGTTAAGATGTATCATAAGTTTATGATATAGCTTAACTTATTTTATAGGCAGATATTCTTAAGATTAAGTAAGTGATTTTTTTTATAGTATAAATATATATATTTATGGGATTTATATTTATATATTATAAAATAATAGAAATAAATACTAAAATATAAGGAGCAAATTATGATTAATGAAAATATACTATCTACAATAGGAAATACTCCTATGATAAAACTTAACAATATAGGTAATAAAAATATATATGTAAAACTAGAAAAATACAACCCAGGAGGAAGTATAAAAGATAGAGCTGTTTTAAATATGATAAAAGGGCTAGAAGAAAGAAATATATTAAAAAATGGAAGTGTATTGGTAGAAGCTACAAGTGGGAATACAGGTATAGCTCTATCAATGGTAGGAGCTTTAAAAGGATACGAAGTTATAATAGTAATGCCAGACACTATGAGTGAAGAAAGAAGGACACTTATGAAATGTTATGGTGCCAAATTAATATTAACAGATGGCAAGCTAGGTATGGATGGTGCTATAAATAAAGCTAAAGAGTTAATAGAAAATAATGAAAACTATATAAGTTTAAATCAATTTGAAAATGAAGATAATCCATATGCTCATTACAATACAACAGCAGTTGAAATATTAAATGATGTTAAAGATATAGACATTTTTGTTTGTGGTGTAGGGACAGGAGGAACATTGACAGGAATAGGAAGATACCTAAAAGAAAAAAATAAAGACATTAAGGTGGTAGCATTAGAGCCAAAAAGTTCACCTGTAATATCTAAAAATATTAAAGGACCTCATAAAATTCAAGGTATAGGAGCAGGATTTATACCTAAAAATTATGACGATAGTATAGTAGATGAGGTTATTACAGTAAGTGATGAAGAGGCCTATGAAGGAGTAAGATTAATGGCTAAAAAAGAAGGGATATTAGTAGGAATATCATCAGGTGCAAATGTTTATGGTGCACTAGAATTATCAAAGAGATTTCCTAATAAGAAAATAGTTACAGTATCACCAGATGGGTTAGATAAATATATGTCTTTGAATATATTTAATTAAATCATAGAGGGATGATTATATGTTTGAGAAAATTAAAGCAGATATTGAGTATATAATGGAGAATGATCCAGCAGCAAGAAGCAAAACAGAGGTATTTTTACTTTATCCATCTATACATGCAAGGATAGGGCATAGTATTTCTCATTTTTTATATAGACATAAGAGATTTTTTTTAGCAAGGTTAGTATCACAAATCTCAAGATTTTTAACAGGTATAGAAATACATCCTGGGGCTAAATTAGGTGGAGGAATACTTATAGATCATGGTATGGGGGTAGTTATTGGAGAAACTGCTGAGGTTGGAAGTAGAGTAACTATATATCATGGAACAACTTTAGGTGGAACAGGAAAAGAAAAGGGAAAAAGACATCCAACTGTTGGTGATAATGTAATAATTGGGGCAGGAGCCAAAGTTTTAGGTCCTATCAATATAGGATCAAATTCAAAAATAGGATCAAATGCAGTTGTTTTAAAAGATGTACCAAATGGAGCTACAGTTGTTGGAATACCTGGTAAAGTAGTTAAGGTGAGATAATTTCAAAAAGTAACACAATATATCTAAAACATGTTATTATATATTATAAAGTTAAAAATTAAGGATGGATGATTTTATGCACTTTACATATATAATAAGATGTAGAGATAATTCTTTATATACAGGATACACAACTGATGTAATAAGACGTATGAAAGAACACGAAAAAGGTATAAATTCTAAATATACAAGGTCAAGAGGTTTTTTAAAATTAGAAGTATGTTTTGTAAGTGATACGAAAAGTAAAGCTATGAAATTAGAAAGCTATATAAAAAAACTTTCTAGAAATAAAAAGCTTTGGCTAATAGAAAATAATGAAGAATTTGTAAATGAATTAGAAGATAAAGAAGAATATAAAATATATAAAGAGGAAGCTTTAAAATAATTAAGCTTCCTCTTTATATATTTTATATTAATTTTTATAAGGGATTTTCTTAGGAGGCATATATTTTTCTTTTACTTTTTTACCAGGAGCTTCATATCCCTTAGGTCCCATAGGCCCAACTTCACCTTTGGCGCCTTTAGGCCCAGTAGGTCCCATTTCACCTTTAGATCCAGTAGGTCCCATAGGTCCCATTTCGCCTTTAGATCCAGAAGGCCCCATAGGTCCCATTTCGCCTTTAGATCCAGAAGGCCCCATAGGTCCCATTTCACCTTTAGATCCAGTAGGTCCCATAGGTCCCATTTCGCCTTTAGATCCAGAAGGCCCCATAGGTCCCATTTCGCCTTTAGATCCAGAAGGCCCCATAGGTCCCATTTCACCTTTAGATCCAGTAGGTCCCATAGGTCCCATTTCACCTTTAGCACCTTTAGATCCAGTAGGTCCCATAGGTCCCATTTCACCTTTAGCACCTTTAGGTCCAGCAGGTCCCATAGATCCCATTTCACCTTTAGCACCTTTAGGTCCAGCAGGTCCCATAGATCCCATTTCACCTTTAGCGCCTTTAGGTCCAGCAGGTCCCATAGGTCCCACTTCACCCTTAGGTCCTTTAGGTCCAGCAGGCCCCATAGGTCCCATTTCACCTTTAGGTCCTTGTACACCTACACACGAACTTGTACCACATAGAGGATTAACATATGTTTCTTTACCAAAATCTATATATTGAATGGCATTAAGTTTTACGTATATAGGTCCTTTACCTGATGGAGTTTTACCAACAACTCCGCAACTATTTACATCACATATACAAAGTCTTAATATACAATTATTATCTACTAACTTTAATCCAACAATCCTTCCTATACAATTACATAATATATGAAATATTTCACAGTTGCACAAATCGACAGGATATACAAACATAGGGGACATTTTTAAATTTGCACCCTTATCTTTTTTATATTCTTTTTCACAATGGCAATCATCTAAATCATAGTACTTTTTACACTTCTTAGTTTTATTCATACAATCTTTATGCATACAAACACCCCATGTCAAATATTTTAATTTAGTAGTAATACTACATAATATACATATATGATAAAAACATTTAAAAGGAAACAATAAGTCACCAAAATAAGTAAAATATATATACAATAAGTGATGGGAAAATATAAGAGATATTCACTTTATCAAGCATTTTAAATAAGTCACCCTTAAGAAATTTAATACATATAATGATGTAAGGTGTCGTATAGATACTTTAATTAATAAAAGGAGGCTTATTTTGTGAACTCTGAAGAGAAAAATAATAGAA
Encoded here:
- the nhaC gene encoding Na+/H+ antiporter NhaC; translation: MSKREKKQATLVDALIPIVCLALFLGISIFKYGASPHVPLIGGAIVAGLVAVYRLGFEWSELEESMFSSIKMAMQAILIIMIIGVLIGTWIISGVVPSMIYWGLKILSPGIFLAATTIICGIVSLATGSSWSTMGTVGVALLGIGQGLQIPAPIVAGAIISGAYFGDKLSPLSDTTNLAPAMAGATLFEHINYMLYSTIPSLLICLVLYSIIGMRYGGQELDMSNINLIRDTLASSFNTLSPILFIPPIVVIGLVIFKVPAIPGLIFGAILGFVFAIVFQGASVGDIISAAHTGFVSNTGVAEVDELLSKGGLMNMMSTVSLTISALALGGILEKTGMLEALASALLKFAKGTFGVVFSTMVTCVMTNTVAGEQYLSIVIPGRMFKDEYAKRGLHPKMLSRALEDSGTMSSALVPWNTCGAYIYGTLGVSTFAYLPYAFLNLINPIVSLFLIAIKFKIATIPKKEVNK
- the cysK gene encoding cysteine synthase A, with the protein product MINENILSTIGNTPMIKLNNIGNKNIYVKLEKYNPGGSIKDRAVLNMIKGLEERNILKNGSVLVEATSGNTGIALSMVGALKGYEVIIVMPDTMSEERRTLMKCYGAKLILTDGKLGMDGAINKAKELIENNENYISLNQFENEDNPYAHYNTTAVEILNDVKDIDIFVCGVGTGGTLTGIGRYLKEKNKDIKVVALEPKSSPVISKNIKGPHKIQGIGAGFIPKNYDDSIVDEVITVSDEEAYEGVRLMAKKEGILVGISSGANVYGALELSKRFPNKKIVTVSPDGLDKYMSLNIFN
- a CDS encoding polysaccharide deacetylase family protein, coding for MPKKNNINFGSKKKGRVDVKKVALVSVASIVIIFGGYKLVGATASFIAEQKQEKIEMQKKAEAERLAAEKKRKEEEEAKKRMVGVNHEGKKYTYDALKVADKLKKYDYSNNGEKVVFLTFDDGTSTTVTPQILKILDEYGVKATFFLTGENIERGGSKAKELIKEEFDKGHAIANHSYSHDYKILYPNRVLNLDNFKGDFAKTDKILKDTLGPNFSTRVIRCPGGHMSWKGMEPLDQYLNENKMASIDWNALSGDAEGGRKTPAQLVEYAKKTAQGKEMVVVLMHDTYGKEATAKALPQIIEYFKSNGYEFKTLS
- a CDS encoding DNA-processing protein DprA — protein: MNDLILTLLNLKYIGNKTIEYILHISKSTKHNEKEILHLLEEANLKGKTKRIYTLDDIKIAINKTYKIKESCIKQNIKIVSILESSYPEKLRHINDRPLLLFYKGNYSAMTNNKSIAIIGSRKASVKGLKSSYNMAYLLGKDGYSIISGLAKGCDEQAHKGCLDAFGSTVAVLPCPLDNIYPKSNVKLANDIVDNKGCLVSEYPLGSNIHKSNFIRRNRLQSGLSNALIVCETNENSGTNHTINFCINQNRILSCINIKRNVEIIDNKNCIVINDECDINKLKEKIENGNKNYIDNGKQLVFKL
- a CDS encoding DUF1294 domain-containing protein → MENLFLFYMLIINIASFYSMYIDKKKAINHEYRISENTLMMLSLVGGSLGILIGMYRFHHKTQKNKFKIGVPIILIIQMLILT
- the megL gene encoding methionine gamma-lyase, with translation MENLRGKKFATKAIHGGHHKDPVSGALTTPIFQTSTFVFDSAEQGGRRFALEEGGYIYSRLGNPTNSQLEEKMALLENGEACMSTASGIGAISSALWTALKAGDHVVASKTLYGCTFALLNHGISRYGVDVTFVDASNIDEVKSAMRENTRVVYLETPANPDLKIMDIETISNIAHEVKNCIVIVDNTFCTPYIQRPLELGADVVVHSATKYLNGHGDVIAGFVVGKQDFINQVRLFGVKDMTGAVLSPFDAYLILRGMKTLQIRMDRHTQNAMKVAEFLETHENVIKVNYPGLKSFPQYELAKKQMDMPGGMIAFEVKGGLEAGKKLLNSLELCTLAVSLGDCETLIQHPASMTHSPYTPEERAAAGISDGLIRISVGLEDCDDIIADLKQGLDRL
- a CDS encoding NUDIX hydrolase; translated protein: MTKIKDVTTLVKTKFVGLYDVEYENKNNDIRHWMVASRKDENNLKEIYINDKEDKIDAVVIAAYHKSEKKLVLIKQFRVPINSYIYELPAGLVDNEEGIEKAVKRELKEETGLELISINNINSNDKLYLSPGMTDESVAFVYCLCDGNLSKEFLEEDEDIEAFLVSKEEAKEIINGREKIDIKSYLLLQMFINLGEKLFH
- the thiE gene encoding thiamine phosphate synthase — its product is MREKLKLYLVTDSDILKGRDFYESIEEALKAGVKTVQLREKKASGKEFLEKAYKLRELTKKYNAIFIINDRVDIAMLVGADGVHIGQSDIPCSEVRHLIGNDKIIGVSTQNLELSLKAKNDGADYIGVGSMFTTTTKLDAKHVSIEELRSIKENIDIPIVCIGGINLSNISALKNENIDGYAIVSEILKYDDIYGQTKKFMDVI
- a CDS encoding sensor histidine kinase; this encodes MKEFFNNLSDSIFILDKDFNIIFCNNKLLEYINEKDINSLNIDISSKVKIEKLEFKNYFDIGIKLNTSNGEFELSTNITKTKDNGTYILVRDITDNNIDNMVINIDNNRKREFKNSEKLIYDMSAILDEIKKDSDIYKILENIDLEGTIINFIDEIKKVEFIKKDLEVFLSISADVIGAIDRNAYIKLFTKECNKITGFNEEELTSTSIIDKIYDDHKEEFLNILSLKDGNVKVIENKMICKDNSYKWLRWHLKYIKERDIIAFSVRDIDKEKEDVEARQKLEQNIYLESMKNEFFANISHEFKTPLNIMLGIIQLIDINIVKENIKFNDKIDLENYIKLFKQNLYRILRLVNNIIDITKIDAGYYELELGNYNIVNVVEEISLSVTPYAKNKQIDLVFDTNCEEMILAFDPEKIERILLNLLSNSIKHTSINGCIYVNVESKGDRVYISVCDNGEGIDSNKLQSIFERFTQVKSNIASSYEGSGIGLSLVKSLVNLHGGDISVKSEVGKGSKFEFYLPSKLVKSKTNIKKFISENSKIEMCNIEFSDIYR
- a CDS encoding C40 family peptidase, with product MNVNQIVMIELLNAISKSNSKNKACTNNNSNVFDFVLQSTFNSILNDSPTCSCSCSCSNENQNKLNGLDTLLSNVNVSKVNNSSNINNAQKSNNKMDDAIKLLESQIGKPYVWGATGPKSFDCSGLVQYVYKNALGKDIPRVSYEQSKFGKAIDKKDLQVGDLIFFDTMNKGRVSHVGMYVGNGEFIHASNPKDGVKKSKLTGYYEKHYRGARRP